The DNA region AGGTAGTGTTAGCTGTTCTTTTAAAGCACGCGTATACCGCCTTCGAATGACTTCACGCATAGAGGCATAGTCATCAGGACCAATAACTGTTTTTATTTTAAATTTACGATATTCATTTCGCGCTGGCTGTCCATCCACAAAAACAACCATAGCAGCCACGGGATCTGTTCCTTGCGTATTGGAGTTATCAAACGCTTCTATGCGATGAAGTTCAGGAAGCCCAAGTACATCTGTTAATTCCTGCATGGCACTCACTGTTCTGCGCTCATCCCGTTCCATCAATCGAAACTTTTCTTCAAGTGCAAGCCTTGCATTTTTAGTAGCCAATTCAACTAAATCGTATTTTTTACCGCGTTTGGGTTGCATGATTTTAGCACCTAAAAACTCCTGAAATCCATCCAATTCCACATCTTCAGGAATCCATACTTCCTTTGGCACATCCGGATTATCAAAGTAAAACTGTGCAATATATGACGAAATATCTTCAGATTCTGTACTGTGATATCGGAAAACAGATGCAGCACGCTCGATCATTTTTCCTTGACGGATAATAAACACTTGAATGCTCATGTACCCTTTGTCTGCATAAACGCCAAACACATCACGATCCACGCGATCTGCATGCGTTACTTTTTGTGTCTCCATGACACGTCCAATGTGTATCACTAAATCACGTAACTCAGCGGCTCGTTCAAAGTTCATTGCTTCTGCTTCATGTTCCATTTTTTTAACTAAATCAGCTGTAATCGCCTCATATCCACCATTCAAAAAATCAGTAATTTCTTTTACTAGTTGTTGATATGTTTGTTCTTCTACAATAAATTCACAAGGTGCCAAACATTGTCCAATGTGATAATAAAGACAGACCTTGGGTTTTAGTTTTTTACATTTGCGCAATGGGTATAACCGATCTAAAAGTTTTTTTGTTTCAGATGCCGCTCCTCCATTTGGATAGGGGCCAAAATAAGCCGCTTTATCTTTCTGAATCTTTCTCACGATTTCTAAGCGTGGATGCTCTTCACGCGTAATCTTGATATATGGATATGTTTTATCATCTCTTAACATAATATTATAATGTGGACTGTAGTGTTTAATCAGATTACATTCTAAAACCAGTGCCTCTGCGACAGTATCAGTTACAATATATTCAAAATCCACAATGTGGCTCACGAGGAGTTGGGTCTTTCCGTCATGACTGCCCGTAAAATAAGATCGCACTCGATTTTTCAGCACTTTCGCTTTACCTGCATAGATGACTTTCCCATCTGCATCCTTCATCAGGTAACATCCCGGTTTCTCTGGAAGTAATGCTAATTTTGCGCGTAACTCTTCCCATGACGTTGTCAAACGATCACCCATTCCTCATCCATCACATAAATTTCTTCAATCCCTATAAATTGCACCATGTTACAAGTGCAATTGCATGATTATTCTTCTATCCCCGATATAATGAACTGATTGTCTCGAATATCTTGAATACGAACAAATTGGCCTGCAGAGATACTAGAACATTGTATCCCTAATGCGACTACAGGCCAAATATCGCTACCAATCCGTACAAATCCTCCTCCACCTTCTTGCATCGAAGTAACTGCGATACCTCTAGCACCACGTAGTTGTAATAACACATCTGTTTTCAATCGCCTATTTTGTTGCTTCACAATTAATACATACATCAGCCAAGAACAACCTGAAACCAAAAAAAAGACCAGCCACAACATGCCCAATTGGCTTCCAAAGACCATATCTATTCTCCTTTTCAATACTTTTTCTTTT from Sulfoacidibacillus ferrooxidans includes:
- a CDS encoding NfeD family protein, yielding MVFGSQLGMLWLVFFLVSGCSWLMYVLIVKQQNRRLKTDVLLQLRGARGIAVTSMQEGGGGFVRIGSDIWPVVALGIQCSSISAGQFVRIQDIRDNQFIISGIEE
- the uvrC gene encoding excinuclease ABC subunit UvrC, translated to MGDRLTTSWEELRAKLALLPEKPGCYLMKDADGKVIYAGKAKVLKNRVRSYFTGSHDGKTQLLVSHIVDFEYIVTDTVAEALVLECNLIKHYSPHYNIMLRDDKTYPYIKITREEHPRLEIVRKIQKDKAAYFGPYPNGGAASETKKLLDRLYPLRKCKKLKPKVCLYYHIGQCLAPCEFIVEEQTYQQLVKEITDFLNGGYEAITADLVKKMEHEAEAMNFERAAELRDLVIHIGRVMETQKVTHADRVDRDVFGVYADKGYMSIQVFIIRQGKMIERAASVFRYHSTESEDISSYIAQFYFDNPDVPKEVWIPEDVELDGFQEFLGAKIMQPKRGKKYDLVELATKNARLALEEKFRLMERDERRTVSAMQELTDVLGLPELHRIEAFDNSNTQGTDPVAAMVVFVDGQPARNEYRKFKIKTVIGPDDYASMREVIRRRYTRALKEQLTLPDLIMVDGGKGQIAAAIDVLENELSLDIPVCGLAKDDRHRSHQLFLGEELDPVALDHGTSAFHLLQRIQDEVHRFAITFHRGTRQKNSLHSLLDEIPGIGEARRKQLLRHFNSLNEMKNAPLEEFRKAGIGDRLARQIVAHLQSS